The window TTTGAAGTCGGGGTCCAGCTGAGGACTATCTTCCGGCCAGTCTTCCacacatttttcctgaaaagagAGGTGGCTCATGGGATTGCCAAAAGCACTCACGGGACCAACATTTCCGACAACCACCTGTCCAATTAGCAGGATGTCCTCCAAAACATAAGAGTCCTCCGAGTTGAAGGCTTTCCCATCCTTCAAAAACAAAGAGCGTCACCACTGAGGCGTTTACTGAAATTGGACAGCTCACgcaccggcggcggcggcggcggcggcggcggcacacCTGAGGCTGCGCCGAGGACTCGCTAACCGTCTCGGGGAGGGCTTTGGATGGTTTGGGCGGAGGTTTGGGGGGCCCTCGCAACTCGGGCTCCCGCTTGGCAAGGGCGGCGGGCGAGGTTAGCACATAAACGGCTCGTGTTCTTCCGACGGTGACTTACCGCGTTTCCCGGCTCCGTGGGCTTCCGGGGCTTGTCCGGCCTCGGAGCTCTGGAACGGGGAAGGGGCTTCGGCGGGCGCCTGACCAGCTTCACCTGCCGCGGCGCGATATCCGAGAAGACTTTGAGGAACGGGTAAGGGCACTTGAAATGGCTAACGTCAGAGGCAACGTTACCCCGAAGTCCGATTCGGTCGGAGAAGAGTCGGACGCAGCCGACAGGTTCCGGGCCTGAACGAAGGGGGTCGCCCGGAGGATGTCGTGCTTGCTCCCGTCAAGGGCGGCGAGCTGGACGTCTCTCGGCGCCTCCAAATACGTCGTCCGGACGGCCGAGTTCCAGACGTCCGTCCGTGAGCTCACGGGGCCAGTTCCGAAAAGGTCGCTGGCACCGCCACTTTCGCCGCCGTCACCGTCGCCATACCGAAAGAGCTCCCTGACTACCGGGCTTCCCACGTTCGAAGAAGGGGAGAAGACGTCTGCGCCAGATAACGTAGAGTAAGCAAAAGGTGTTTCCTGCGAGATGTCGGCTCCGTTGGCCCGGAACAAGCTGGATCCCGTGGAATAAAAGGACGCCGTTTTATCGGGTTTGGGAGAAGGCAGCAACATGGTTTCAGAGACTCCAGGCGGGTCCAAGAGTCCCCCCGAGGGCACCTCTGCCACCTGTGCATTCAAATCCCCTAGGAAATCTTGGAAAAGTTCCCCCGTGTCGGAGCCAGTGGCGCACAGCTGCTCCAGGGGGTCCTCGGTGCGCTGCGCCGGCGAGTTCAGGTCCACGCCGTGAATGAGCCCACTAGCAGAACCGCTGTGAGATGCCAAAAAGCCATCGAGGTTCACGCCGACGCCCGCTACCGACTGCGTTCCATTTTCCTGCAGATCCAGGGAAGAAAACGTTGGAGCTTAGGAAGCAAGAGACTGTCAAGCAGCGCTTGCCACCGGGGTTCAGGCCCAACGGCTTGGCCGCCGTCTGACTTGTCTGCGGAATACTGGCCTGACCGTCGAGCCAGACTCGAGAACCCGACGACGGGGGAATGCCGGTTTTACGTACCGACCCACGTGAATGGAAAGGGTTATAGCCGGCCACGGGctgtcgtaaaaaaaaaaaaaaaaaggttcgaTTGGATTTGGTGGTCGGGTGACTTCATCCTCGTCCAAATATAcccctcccccaaaaatatatatgtaaacacGGTATAAAGCAGTGGTCTCAaagcggtcctcaaagggccgcagtgggtgcaggttttcattccaactcaacaagaggataccttttgcaagtgtaatcagttaatcagttgattgcagccaagtgctacttattttagaagacacctgattggttaaaatgtcggcactggatcggttggacacaaaaaccaggacccactgcggccctcggcggaatcggtttgagacacctggtaTAAAGTATGCCGACCGTTTTGGACGCCCTTCTTACTTGGTTGCTCATCGACCCGGCGGAGTGTGGTGAGGAGGGATCCGGGCTCTGGATAGGAACGGGTGAGGCCATTATTCGGCCGATGACAATTGGGGTGGCGGAAAAGTGAGCAGTACCTGATGTTGGTGGTGGAACGGGCTCGGTGGGATTTTTCGCAGCATGTTTTGCAGAACCACAATactctgaagaagaaaaaaaacaggtgggATATTGCATTTCTTGATGATGAGAGACGTTGATTTTGCTAGTGGACATTCCatacggggtgctggagtctatcgcAGCTATCTGTGGACGAActagggatgttttttttcagcaatagTCCACTAAACATTCGAAAATACGCTCGGACGCGATCAAAATGGGCGGAGTTTCAAAAGTCAGACagttaaagcatgacaatgcAAAACGCGTCTTTGATCGGGATCCATTTTGCCTTGTTTTGCACAATGTTAACGACATTAAAAAGGAGAATGACTTACAGGTCTTCGGTTGACGGTGGCATTCTCCCCTTCGTCTTCGCTCCCCATCTGTTCAAAGACAATTCCAATCACTTGGACGGTCGATGGGAAGAAAGAATTCAAaaggaaacccacacacacacacacacacagtgactCGTTGTGCTTTTGCTCCACTTACCACGTTCGCGACGGCTCTCATGTTGTCTTTTTCTCGCTTCTTCGCTTGTTGCCTCTTCTCATTCAAGCCAGCTGCTCAACTCACCTGTGTGTGTCAAGTCGGTACGAGAAGCGCACGGCTTTCGGTATGTGACTTTCAGAACAAAAGCGCAGTCCGAAAGATAAAACAAGGGGGCGGGGGGAGTAGGGGTTAGGGTGTTGGGTGTTaaatactgattttttttcttcttcttttttttctccaattgaGAGGATTCGGAGGGTGGCAAAACGGGGATTGTGCAAATGTGAGTTCGGAGACCGCTGAATAAGCGAGGTCATTTTGAACACTGACGTTCAGATACCAGTATCCTGTTTGTACTTGAGTTTGCTAACTTGACAGAGATACGCGCCTTCTCGTCAACAACCGAGCAAAAATCTAGAAGATCACAATGCGCACCGACCGGTTGTCCTCGCCCTGCCGTCCTTTTGTATCACCTGCACCCTCACTTAAGTCATCCGCATTTGGCAGAAGCATATATTCGTGCAAAGGGTCAAGGGATTGGCAATTACAAACTATTGGAAGTCcttttcaagtgttttttttaaacttttttattcATGTCTCATTATGTTACACACTTATGGTTGCCACACGAGTACATGGGAttgaattttcttttcaaatgtattacACGACACACGAATGCAAAAAGAACAAGTACATACAAGTGAAATATCACACATTTTGAGGAAAGTTCCACACCGAGATGGGAAAAACAGGAATACAAATGGGGAGACATATCACGCATCCGGGACTTTCCACCAGAGCTGCTCCCTttcggatatttttttttcccttctcgaCTTGGGTGACACCTCGAAAAGTGAATTTCTTCAAAGCATAACTTTCGGCAGTGTTTGGCTCTTGTTTAGCGAGGGAAAAGTTGGATTATCGGTAAAACCAAAAAGATGGCCGCATTACAGGCACTGATCTTTTTAGTGCAATTGGCCAGAATAGTCGTCCAATCATACTTCCACTGTGAATTGAAAGGGCTTTGTCGGCATTAGAAGTTCAATCATCCATTTGCATCGGGAGTGTGGCAGCGAACGGACGTTCCCGTGGCCCGATCGCTGATGAAATGGAAACGAAAGCCCGAAAGGAGTTGATGGCGAGGAGACGTCCACTCCATTTGAACCGAGAGGCACTGTCAGGGCTGCCGGTTCAAACAGGTGAGACGCCTACGGTCGTGGATGGCGGCAAAGGAGACCGACCGCGCAAGAGCGGCTGGGATTTGTCGAGGTATCCGAGGTCTGGGGATCTTAAAAGCTGGACGGTAACACGGTGATTGCTTCTTACGCGCCATCCCGAGCGCTCGCGTCAAAAGCGGTCGGCGGcccagaaaagaaaaagaaaaactgcaaaAGCGCTAGCCAAAGTCGGAGGACGGAACAAGGAACAGGGTACGAATatgcaaaatggattggaggggTTAGCCTTGAAGTCTAAATTCTAGCTTTTTTTGTAGGACAcgactgtttttccccccacccctTTTAGGACTACAATTACGATGAGTTGAGGCCGCGAGCGACCATTTGTGCTAAATCTGGCGTGTGACGACCGAGCCGTGTTGAGGCTGCTGCTGCCTTGGAAATCATTCCTTCCGTTTGGATGGCGGGGAAAGGTGGGCGGGGCACGCGAGGATTCGGACAAAAGGCGCTTCCTCTTTCGCGTGAAAATGGCAGGAGCCTTTACCCTTTCTGTAGGCCCGGCCCTGATCATCTTCAACAGGACACCTCCATGGTCTGCGAAGGGCTGGGCGGCATCTGCCCCCCCTGCGAGCCCTGGGAGAGTGTGCGCGAACGCGAGCCTTCCATGGAAtaggaggaggagagggaggCGGTCCGCGAGCGCGACAGGCGGGTCATGCATGACGACGCCACTGCGGGGCGAGAAAAGTGTccgggtgagagagagagagagggaggcgcCGGGTCGGAAGGGCGAGTGCGTGCGCCTACTTACTGTAGCCCATTCCCTGGATGAAGTACTTGAACGCCTCGGTCAGTTTGGCGGGCTACAAAGACCCACGTTCGACCGTCAAACGCACCGTTGTCGACGGGAAGGTGCGCGACGAGAGACACGGCATTTACCTGGGCGAGCTGGGGGAGGCCGCCCGCGTCCGCCATCTGGGGAAACGACGCAGGGTCAAGAGGGGGGGAACTCACTTTGGGGACAGAGGGCGAAACTCACCTTGAGGAAGGATGTGGTCGTGGGGTCCAGTTTGCTGTTGCATTCAACCTGAGGAACGGGAAAGCCTcatggagagagagaaagaaaaaatcaaGAGTTCGCGGACCGACCCTAACACACTTACGGCAGCGTCCTCATACGGCGCATGATCCCCAACCACCAACATGACCGGACACCTGAGCAACCACAGAAAAGACTGGTCAATCGGGCGCACGCCGCCGGCACGACGTCCGTGGGTGAATCCGTTACTTGAAGGTGCAGCCCCGGTCAAGGTCCAAATCTTTGCGGCTGCAGGGAGCACAAAAATCAGAGGCTGGGTCGGGGAGGGTTTAGCGGTGAGGTGTGCCTTTCATGCCCCCCAGCTCGGGCTGCTCACCTGTTGTAGGTCTTCCAGAAGAGCTCCATATTTGGCAGGTGAGGGGCTTTGTTGATGCGCTCTCTGTGCAACTGCACCGCATCCGTGTTGGAGGACAGCTCCTCCTGAGGGGACCGTTAGCTCTGTGGTCGCAGCTCGCTTTGGAAAGCATCCCTCCCCACCATTGGGTCGAGGGGAACAAAAATCAAACGTACCTGACTGAAGAGATGGGACAAGATCTGTTCCGTAACGGACGACGTCACAGAGCTGAGCTGCACGCACACACGGGCCAATCCATCCATTTAGTCTCTGGCGTAGACCTGGCGAGGCCGGGGTCCGGCCGGGGTCCGGCCGGCGACCTTACCTTTTGGGCCGCCCAGTCCATCCATCCTCGGGCGTTTGTGTCGATGTTGACCAAAACCAGGCCCTCCACCGAATCGGGGTTGGCCAGCTGCCAAGAGAAAGGGGGACAAAATCCTTGGCGTCCGAGCGGCTTCCGCGACCGAGGGTCTTTCCGGGCACGGGGCGGACACTCACCGCGAACTTGCTCAAGACGTACGCCCCGGCGCCCACTCCCACTCCGATCACCGTACGGAAGCTGGGTTagggtaataaataaatgtaacatGTTTTGAGAACCTCTTTATTCAAACTATTGTAGTGCTACCAACACACCGTACAACAGCATTACAAGCTGGCTAAGTGCAGTGGATGGTGCTCAAAGAGAAGCATGTTTTCATGCTAACACTAAGGTGGATGGTGTCTATACAGTGAAAATCATCTGCAACTTTTTCCAAgggtctgttgttttttttaccgagttttaaaacaaaaataattcaaaaaataaaaacatctgaaTGGTTTTACAGTAACACCGGGCCCCCCCGCCCCCGTTATCGCCCCGACGTGGTGCGGTGGCGTTTGGACTCACCCGAAGAACTGCAGCACGGCAGGAATCATCTCGGCGATGGTCTCCGTGGACGGGTACTGGTACCTGTTTTGCCGGGAGAAGATCTTTGGCACCATTTACGGCGAAAgcggaggcggaggcggaggcggcggccgAGTCGGGACGTGGGCTCACCCTGCCGGGTAGACGGCCGCCCCCTCCTCTTGGCCCGGAGCGTCGACGTGGATCAGTGTGAAATTTTTCACTATCTCCTGCATCTCCTCGAACTTGAAGAGAGGCAGGAAGCAGCTCTTGCCTGCTCGACACAAAAAGGAAGGTCGGCGCC is drawn from Stigmatopora argus isolate UIUO_Sarg chromosome 20, RoL_Sarg_1.0, whole genome shotgun sequence and contains these coding sequences:
- the ndrg2 gene encoding protein NDRG2 isoform X2, with the protein product MTTEMQEITIAEDKPLLAARPDSGKEAELAARILLDQGQEHNVETPHGVLHVTLHGTRNSRRPAILTFHDVGLDGKSCFLPLFKFEEMQEIVKNFTLIHVDAPGQEEGAAVYPAGYQYPSTETIAEMIPAVLQFFGFRTVIGVGVGAGAYVLSKFALANPDSVEGLVLVNIDTNARGWMDWAAQKLSSVTSSVTEQILSHLFSQEELSSNTDAVQLHRERINKAPHLPNMELFWKTYNSRKDLDLDRGCTFKCPVMLVVGDHAPYEDAAVECNSKLDPTTTSFLKMADAGGLPQLAQPAKLTEAFKYFIQGMGYMASSCMTRLSRSRTASLSSSYSMEGSRSRTLSQGSQGGQMPPSPSQTMEVSC
- the ndrg2 gene encoding protein NDRG2 isoform X1; translated protein: MLRCLAADLWRQRRPRGREGFLGPVSKCSLAPKVAHCRLITASVFFPAFPQEAELAARILLDQGQEHNVETPHGVLHVTLHGTRNSRRPAILTFHDVGLDGKSCFLPLFKFEEMQEIVKNFTLIHVDAPGQEEGAAVYPAGYQYPSTETIAEMIPAVLQFFGFRTVIGVGVGAGAYVLSKFALANPDSVEGLVLVNIDTNARGWMDWAAQKLSSVTSSVTEQILSHLFSQEELSSNTDAVQLHRERINKAPHLPNMELFWKTYNSRKDLDLDRGCTFKCPVMLVVGDHAPYEDAAVECNSKLDPTTTSFLKMADAGGLPQLAQPAKLTEAFKYFIQGMGYMASSCMTRLSRSRTASLSSSYSMEGSRSRTLSQGSQGGQMPPSPSQTMEVSC